GGCCGTGGCACTGGAGACCACCACGGCGTACCTGAAGAGCCGCAAGCAGTTCGGCGTGCCGCTCAACACCTTCCAGGCGCTCAACTTCCGGGCGGCCGACATGTACGTCTCGCTCGAGCTGACGCGCAGCACGGTCGCCTGGGCCACCATGGTGGTCGCGTCGGGGGCCGACCCGGCACTGACGCACGAGGCGGTCACCCGGGCGGCGCTGCAGACCAGCCGGGCCGGCCGGCACGTGGGCCAGGAGGCGGTCCAGCTGCACGGCGGGATCGGGATGACCGCGGAGTACCTGGTCGGGAACATCACCGCCCACCTCACCGCGCTCGACCACCTGCTGGGCGACGGCCGGCGGCACCTGACCGAGCTGGCCGCCGGGGTCGACGGCTACCCCGGGCTGGACCCGCTGGCTCCGACCATGCGCAGCGCCAGCTCGGCGTAGTGGTCGGCGACCTGGTCCGGGCTCCAGCCGCCGGCGGCGTACCAGCGGGAGACGTCGATGCCCAGCGAGAGCAGGGCGGCGCCGGTCACCGCCGGCTCGGGGGTGTCGAACTCCCCGTCGCGCACGCCGCGCCGGACCAGGTCGCGCACCAGCATGTCCATCGCGTGCCGCAGGCCGTCGATCTCCGCGCGGTGCTCGGGGGCGAGGGCGCCGAGCTCGTAGTTGACGATCCGGGCCACGGTGTTGTTGGCCGCGTGGTGCCGGACGAAGTCGCGGACCAGCACCCGCAGCTGCTCGGCCGGCTGCTCGGAGGCGGCCACCGCCTGCTCGCAGATGCCCAGCGCGGTGCGGTGCCCGGCCAGGGAGATCTCGTGCAGCAGCTCCTCCTTCGAGCCGTAGTGCACGTAGAGCGCCGCCGGGCTCATGCCGGCTGCGGAGGCGATGTCGCGCGTGGTGGTGCCGTGGAAGCCGCGCGCGGCGAAGGCCTGCACCGCGGCGTCGAGCAGCCGGGCTCGGGCGTCGCGTCCCCTCGCGGAGGGCGCGCCGGGGGGATTGACGGGGTCGGCCATGCCAGAGATAGTAAGCAAGCGCTTAGTCAG
The window above is part of the Nocardioides campestrisoli genome. Proteins encoded here:
- a CDS encoding TetR/AcrR family transcriptional regulator; translated protein: MADPVNPPGAPSARGRDARARLLDAAVQAFAARGFHGTTTRDIASAAGMSPAALYVHYGSKEELLHEISLAGHRTALGICEQAVAASEQPAEQLRVLVRDFVRHHAANNTVARIVNYELGALAPEHRAEIDGLRHAMDMLVRDLVRRGVRDGEFDTPEPAVTGAALLSLGIDVSRWYAAGGWSPDQVADHYAELALRMVGASGSSPG